From Diabrotica undecimpunctata isolate CICGRU unplaced genomic scaffold, icDiaUnde3 ctg00002757.1, whole genome shotgun sequence, one genomic window encodes:
- the LOC140432074 gene encoding GPI mannosyltransferase 2-like, which translates to MHIAKYGYTFENTLAFFPIYPYIIRSVSWICRPLFYGASIDTVLLIVFITLNVVFLVLSVKVLYKLTCLFFDENIAGRTAILFIFNPASIFFTAPYTECLFCYLTFESIYRCTLLSRKFSKPNAVIKWGDANVLLYISLSTGVRSNGLLNIGFLIYTTLCIFFTYFPKDKTDIIKHIFKYILILSISCIVCMLPFICFQVFSYKQFCTDFNTDLPKEIMIYASKNEFVLPGQFSKYRQVWCFSQIPLAYSYVQDHYWNVGFLRYYEIKQIPNFLLAFPCLYITIRNCLFHLKQNMNHYKNLFNLKFISGKTPNTKDQFFKFGLTVFVVHALILAVFCTFCIHIQVSTRMICSATPLFYWYCAYYWINGKDKIIKLYFDSYFFIGTVMFCNFLPWT; encoded by the coding sequence ATGCATATTGCTAAATATGGTTACACATTTGAAAACACTTTGGCATTTTTTCCAATATATCCATATATTATCAGAAGTGTTTCATGGATATGTAGACCTCTTTTTTATGGTGCCAGTATCGATACAgttttgttaatagtttttatTACACTAAATGTTGTTTTCTTGGTATTGTCTGTTAAAGTACTGTACAAACTTACttgtttattttttgatgaaaacATAGCTGGAAGAACagctattttatttatatttaatccaGCATCTATATTTTTTACTGCACCTTATACAGaatgtttattttgttacttAACTTTTGAGTCTATTTATAGATGTACCTTATTATCAAGAAAGTTTTCAAAACCAAATGCTGTAATTAAATGGGGTGATGCTAATGTATTACTCTACATTAGTTTAAGTACTGGTGTCAGATCAAACGGATTGTTAAATATAGGGTTTTTGATATATACTactttatgtatattttttacttaCTTTCCAAAAGACAAGACtgatataattaaacatattttcaaatatatcCTTATATTATCTATTTCATGTATTGTATGTATGTTGCCATTTATTTGTTTTCAAGTATTCAGCTACAAACAATTCTGTACAGATTTTAATACTGACCTTCCCAAAGAGATAATGATATATGCTTCTAAAAATGAATTTGTACTACCAGGACAATTTAGTAAATACAGACAAGTGTGGTGTTTTTCACAAATCCCTTTAGCATATTCATATGTACAAGATCATTATTGGAATGTGGGGTTTTTAAGATAttatgaaattaaacaaattccaaaTTTCTTGTTAGCATTCCCTTGTTTATATATTACAATTAGGAATTGCCTGTttcatttaaaacaaaatatgaatcattataaaaatctttttaatttgaaattcatTTCTGGGAAGACACCAAATACCAAAGAtcagttttttaaatttggtcTGACTGTCTTTGTAGTACATGCTTTGATTTTGGCAGTATTCTGTACATTTTGTATTCATATACAGGTATCAACTAGAATGATATGTTCAGCAACTCCACTTTTTTACTGGTACTGTGCATATTATTGGATAAATGGCAAAGACAAGATCATAAAGTTGTATTTTGATAGTTATTTCTTCATAGGCACTGTGATGTTTTGTAATTTTCTACCTTGGacctaa